The following proteins come from a genomic window of Corallococcus sp. NCRR:
- a CDS encoding chondroitinase-B domain-containing protein, whose protein sequence is MRTLSLALFLLPLTGGAAVKSVSTVAEFQTALSSAKAGDELVLEDGTYTVNANLTCAAEGTQAAPIIVRAKNRHAAVVRFNAQEGFKVSGRYWTFDGLTVEGICSNDQTCEHAFHVTGHAENFVLRNSRVRDFNSQLKANATQNGSGVWEMPHRGLIENNEIYDTRARVTSTPVNKLNIDTGDDWVVRDNELHDFSKQGGISYGAFMKSGGKRGLFERNRVLCVKDFPAGDTRIGLSFGGGGTGNQYCAPAFDPNVPCSPEHTDGIIRNNIVANCSDVAVYLNKAANTRVLFNTFIGTTGVDYRYAASTGEAVGNVLTGVIRNRDSATGTQSNNRSSVTTTTFASWYVAPLKGDLTLKGDVSSLIGAAPRNTLAPEDFCARARPASATLGALEHSLGDCPANTGGGTDAGTGGTTDAGTGTGMDAGTGTTDAGVVPDAGPEQDPSGDEDKDEDKDGGCNASPGLLPALLGLLVPLALRRRARR, encoded by the coding sequence TTGAGAACCCTTTCCCTCGCCCTGTTCCTGCTGCCCCTGACGGGCGGCGCGGCCGTGAAGAGCGTCTCCACCGTGGCCGAGTTCCAGACCGCACTCTCGTCCGCGAAGGCCGGAGACGAACTCGTGCTGGAGGACGGCACGTACACCGTCAACGCGAACCTCACCTGCGCGGCGGAGGGCACCCAGGCCGCGCCCATCATCGTGCGCGCGAAGAACCGCCACGCGGCCGTCGTGCGCTTCAACGCGCAGGAGGGCTTCAAGGTGTCCGGCCGCTACTGGACCTTCGACGGGCTCACGGTGGAGGGCATCTGCTCCAACGACCAGACCTGTGAGCACGCCTTCCACGTCACCGGCCACGCGGAGAACTTCGTCCTGCGCAACAGCCGCGTGCGCGACTTCAACTCGCAGCTCAAGGCGAACGCGACGCAGAACGGCAGCGGCGTGTGGGAGATGCCGCACCGGGGTCTCATCGAGAACAACGAAATCTACGACACGCGCGCGCGCGTGACGTCCACGCCGGTCAACAAGCTGAACATCGACACCGGCGATGACTGGGTGGTCCGCGACAACGAGCTGCACGACTTCTCCAAGCAGGGCGGCATCTCCTACGGCGCCTTCATGAAGAGCGGCGGCAAGCGCGGCCTCTTCGAGCGCAACCGCGTCCTGTGCGTGAAGGACTTCCCCGCGGGGGACACGCGCATCGGCCTGTCCTTCGGCGGTGGCGGCACCGGCAATCAGTACTGCGCGCCGGCCTTCGACCCGAACGTGCCGTGCTCGCCGGAGCACACGGACGGCATCATCCGCAACAACATCGTGGCCAACTGCTCGGACGTCGCGGTGTACCTGAACAAGGCCGCGAACACGCGCGTGCTGTTCAACACGTTCATTGGCACGACGGGCGTGGACTACCGCTACGCCGCGTCCACCGGTGAGGCCGTGGGCAACGTCCTGACGGGCGTCATCCGCAACCGAGACAGCGCCACCGGCACGCAGAGCAACAACCGCTCGAGTGTGACGACCACCACCTTCGCCTCCTGGTACGTGGCGCCGCTCAAGGGCGACCTGACGCTCAAGGGCGACGTGTCGTCGCTCATCGGCGCGGCCCCGCGCAACACGCTGGCGCCGGAGGACTTCTGCGCTCGTGCGCGGCCCGCCTCGGCCACGCTGGGAGCGCTGGAGCACTCGCTGGGTGACTGCCCCGCGAACACGGGCGGTGGCACCGACGCGGGCACCGGCGGAACGACGGACGCGGGCACCGGCACCGGCATGGACGCGGGCACCGGCACCACGGACGCGGGCGTCGTTCCGGACGCGGGCCCGGAGCAGGACCCGTCCGGGGACGAGGACAAGGACGAGGACAAGGACGGCGGCTGCAACGCGAGCCCCGGCCTGCTGCCCGCGCTCCTGGGGCTGCTCGTGCCCCTGGCCCTGCGCCGGCGCGCTCGCCGCTAA
- a CDS encoding DUF4476 domain-containing protein, with protein MKALTLAVVLLSSAAALAQTAPTKAADSVNIAGGAEFRRPPPPGHSTPQPMPQPVPQRNQAVVDREQMARRIDRMEKALRDAMSRTRDAKGRDSIRNAMEELDKLSEYVDDAPPVVVSQPAPMPPPPPVVRPISDVQFRNITAAMVRESFPREKLRILSQVAPNENFLVTHILSVLGQFSFSNDKLEVVRLMRPTLLDPQNGYQLYQAFPFSNDKQQLQAILDSGGRY; from the coding sequence ATGAAGGCCCTGACCCTCGCCGTCGTCCTGCTGTCCTCCGCCGCTGCCCTGGCCCAGACGGCGCCCACCAAAGCGGCGGACTCAGTCAACATCGCTGGCGGCGCCGAGTTCCGCCGCCCCCCGCCCCCGGGCCACTCCACGCCCCAGCCGATGCCGCAGCCGGTGCCCCAGCGCAACCAGGCCGTGGTCGACCGTGAGCAGATGGCGCGCCGCATCGACCGGATGGAGAAGGCGCTGCGCGACGCGATGTCCCGCACGCGGGACGCCAAGGGCCGCGACAGCATCCGCAACGCCATGGAGGAGCTGGACAAGCTGAGCGAGTACGTGGACGACGCGCCCCCGGTGGTCGTCAGTCAGCCGGCGCCGATGCCGCCCCCGCCGCCGGTGGTGCGGCCCATCTCGGACGTGCAGTTCCGCAACATCACCGCGGCGATGGTGCGCGAGTCCTTCCCGCGCGAGAAGCTGCGCATCCTGTCGCAGGTGGCCCCGAACGAGAACTTCCTCGTGACGCACATCCTGTCGGTGCTGGGGCAGTTCTCCTTCTCCAATGACAAGCTGGAGGTGGTGCGCCTGATGCGGCCCACGCTGCTGGATCCGCAGAACGGCTACCAGCTGTACCAGGCGTTCCCCTTCTCCAACGACAAGCAGCAGCTGCAGGCCATCCTCGACAGCGGCGGGCGCTACTAG
- a CDS encoding 2,3-bisphosphoglycerate-dependent phosphoglycerate mutase produces the protein MPILALVRHGQSLWNLENRFTGFVDVPLTEQGRAEARKAAEALQGVKFDVAYTSALSRAQQTLAILLETLGQTPPVIRDAALNERHYGDLQGLNKADAAKEFGEKQVHIWRRSYDVPPPNGESLEMTAKRVLPFFDRAISGDLRQGKNVLVVAHGNSNRSLVMRLDKLSGETVVGLELATGVPLVYELGADGQVLSKRG, from the coding sequence ATGCCCATCCTCGCCCTCGTCCGTCATGGTCAGTCGCTCTGGAACCTGGAGAACCGCTTCACCGGCTTCGTGGACGTGCCCCTCACCGAGCAGGGCCGCGCCGAGGCCCGCAAGGCCGCCGAAGCCCTCCAGGGCGTGAAGTTCGACGTCGCCTACACCTCCGCCCTCAGCCGCGCGCAACAGACGCTGGCCATCCTGCTGGAGACGCTGGGGCAGACCCCGCCCGTCATCCGCGACGCGGCCCTCAACGAGCGCCACTACGGCGACCTGCAGGGCCTCAACAAGGCGGACGCCGCCAAGGAGTTCGGCGAGAAGCAGGTCCACATCTGGCGCCGCTCCTATGACGTGCCGCCCCCCAACGGCGAGTCCCTGGAGATGACCGCGAAGCGCGTGCTGCCCTTCTTCGACCGGGCCATCTCGGGCGACCTGCGCCAGGGCAAGAACGTGCTCGTCGTGGCGCACGGCAACTCCAACCGCTCCCTGGTGATGCGCCTGGACAAGCTGTCCGGCGAGACGGTGGTGGGCCTGGAGCTCGCCACCGGCGTGCCGCTCGTCTACGAACTCGGCGCGGACGGACAGGTCCTCTCCAAGCGCGGCTGA
- a CDS encoding phosphopantetheine-binding protein, whose product MSTQSAVPSPMEARLAGYWQELLGVDAVRPEDHFLEVGGNSLLATMLANRIEDDLGLQVGMVDLFNTLSAVAAVCERLQQETQAAG is encoded by the coding sequence ATGAGCACACAGAGCGCGGTCCCCTCGCCCATGGAGGCGCGGCTTGCGGGGTACTGGCAGGAGCTCTTGGGAGTGGACGCCGTGCGCCCGGAGGACCACTTCCTGGAGGTGGGGGGCAACTCGCTGCTGGCCACGATGCTGGCCAACCGCATCGAGGACGACCTGGGCCTCCAGGTGGGCATGGTGGACCTGTTCAACACGCTGAGCGCCGTGGCGGCCGTCTGCGAGCGGCTCCAGCAGGAGACCCAGGCCGCCGGCTGA
- a CDS encoding type I polyketide synthase, which translates to MDHDASEAGTAAGDEDVPMAVAVVGLALRFPGAEDARQYWRNLVGGVDSITRLDAAGRERLGLPQGDEWITAAGVLEEAESFDAAFFGYSAREAEQMDPQHRALLECAWAAMESAGYAPRGQPMRAAVYAGAGFTTYGGRDVAAGLAGALGLSGDFLATRVSYELDLTGPAMTVQSACSTSLVALHLACQSLLAGECDLALAGGVSIRTPQLGAHRNQEGGILAPDGRCRPFDVNAAGTAVGNGVGMLVLKRLADAVADRDTIRAVVLGTALNNDGGAKTGFAAPSVQGQAAVIREALSVAGVAPSDVSYVEAHGTGTALGDPIEVAALKQVFQGVSPGACGLGGVKSNFGHLDAAAGVAGVIKTVLSMEHRTLPPTLNFTKPHPMLELEGSPFQVVGSTRAWDGPLPLRAGVTALGIGGTNAHVVLQEAPALPETDAPRRGEEVLLLSAKTEGALERMTAALAERVQGASGAWLADVAHTLQVGRARFPWRRFVVVRQGEDAAALMEGRPSAGADAPPRIRTVFDEGESRGVAFLFPGGGAQRVNMGEAFLREPAFRAAIDRCAELLRGPMGADLRDILFAGPERFDAAARELDRPLWSQPALFVCDWALAQLWLSWGVKPEALLGHSLGEYVAACLAGVFTLEEALGLVVARGRLMEAMPPGGMVSVLAPVAQVSEVVGPAVSVAAINGPETCVLSGPLPELEAAEQALTSRGIEHKRVRYARAAHSSMMEPSLEGFAREVARVKLRAPSLPVVSSLTGRWLQEREATSPDYWVRHLRHTVRFSDALGCLLESGDRALIEVGPGTTLTALARQHPARKKQPVLATLPTKGDAPGSALSALGEAWAAGVDVDWEHLRDGERRRRVDLPTYSFDREHYSLDDAAPSPVPRDAMAARAKATGPSKPKGGAPRRGERVAPRDATEQSLAECFQTLFRLDDVGIHDDFFALGGDSLVALRLLAMISERFGKRLALREMLTAPTVELLARKLGGRDETRSLPPGVALLQQGTRGPPLFFVHAAGGQAVFYRDLARAIDAGRTAYAFESRGLEPDGPLHTSVDEMATAYLEGLRALQPVGPYLLVGASFGGAVVYEMARRLTAEGHAVPLCAMLDTPGPGDIARARAGGVGFAQEQVLADPEQQRRYVRVWEANMTALRDYAMPRFEGGSLQFFRAATVIEHMPKHVELEWLDSGAVLRVETVPGDHQSMLTGGNAEGLGAKLAAFLP; encoded by the coding sequence ATGGACCACGACGCGAGCGAGGCCGGGACGGCCGCCGGGGACGAGGACGTGCCCATGGCGGTGGCGGTGGTGGGGTTGGCGCTGCGCTTTCCGGGGGCGGAGGACGCCCGCCAGTACTGGCGCAACCTGGTGGGCGGGGTGGACTCCATCACGCGGCTGGACGCGGCGGGCCGGGAGCGGCTGGGGCTGCCCCAGGGCGACGAGTGGATCACCGCGGCGGGGGTGCTGGAGGAGGCGGAGTCCTTCGACGCGGCGTTCTTCGGGTACTCGGCGCGCGAGGCGGAGCAGATGGATCCGCAGCACCGGGCGCTCCTGGAGTGCGCGTGGGCGGCGATGGAGTCCGCGGGGTACGCGCCCCGGGGTCAGCCGATGCGCGCGGCGGTGTACGCGGGGGCGGGCTTCACGACGTACGGGGGGCGGGACGTGGCCGCGGGCCTGGCGGGGGCGCTGGGGCTGTCCGGGGACTTCCTCGCCACGCGGGTGTCGTACGAGCTGGACCTGACGGGGCCGGCGATGACGGTGCAGTCGGCGTGCTCCACGTCGTTGGTGGCGTTGCACCTGGCCTGTCAGTCGCTGCTCGCGGGGGAGTGCGACCTGGCGCTCGCGGGGGGCGTGTCCATCCGTACGCCGCAACTGGGGGCGCACCGCAACCAGGAGGGCGGCATCCTGGCGCCGGATGGGAGATGCCGGCCGTTCGACGTGAACGCGGCGGGCACGGCGGTGGGCAATGGCGTGGGGATGCTGGTGCTCAAGCGGCTGGCGGACGCGGTGGCGGACCGGGACACCATCCGTGCCGTCGTGCTGGGCACGGCGCTGAACAACGACGGGGGCGCGAAGACGGGGTTCGCGGCGCCTTCGGTGCAGGGACAGGCAGCCGTCATCCGCGAGGCGCTGTCGGTGGCGGGGGTGGCTCCGTCGGACGTGTCCTATGTGGAGGCGCACGGGACGGGGACGGCGTTGGGGGATCCGATCGAGGTCGCGGCGCTCAAGCAGGTGTTCCAAGGCGTGTCGCCGGGCGCGTGTGGGCTGGGCGGGGTGAAGAGCAACTTCGGGCACCTGGACGCGGCGGCGGGCGTGGCGGGGGTCATCAAGACGGTGCTGTCGATGGAGCACCGCACGCTGCCTCCGACGCTGAACTTCACGAAGCCGCATCCGATGCTGGAGCTGGAGGGGAGTCCCTTCCAGGTGGTGGGGAGCACGCGTGCGTGGGACGGCCCGCTGCCGCTGCGCGCGGGGGTGACGGCGCTGGGGATTGGGGGCACGAACGCGCATGTGGTCTTGCAGGAGGCGCCGGCTCTTCCGGAGACGGATGCGCCCCGGCGTGGGGAAGAGGTGCTGCTCCTGTCCGCGAAGACGGAGGGGGCGCTGGAGCGGATGACCGCTGCGCTCGCGGAGCGTGTGCAGGGGGCTTCGGGCGCATGGCTCGCGGACGTCGCGCATACGTTGCAGGTGGGGCGTGCTCGCTTCCCGTGGCGCCGCTTCGTCGTGGTCCGCCAGGGTGAGGACGCGGCGGCGTTGATGGAGGGGCGGCCTTCCGCTGGTGCGGATGCGCCTCCTCGGATCCGTACTGTGTTCGACGAGGGAGAGTCTCGCGGCGTGGCCTTCCTGTTCCCGGGCGGTGGCGCGCAGCGGGTGAACATGGGCGAGGCCTTCCTTCGCGAGCCCGCGTTCCGCGCGGCCATTGATAGGTGCGCGGAGTTGCTTCGCGGTCCCATGGGCGCGGACCTCCGCGACATCCTCTTCGCGGGCCCCGAGCGCTTCGACGCGGCGGCCCGTGAGTTGGACCGGCCGCTGTGGTCCCAGCCCGCGCTGTTCGTCTGCGACTGGGCGCTCGCGCAGCTGTGGCTGTCGTGGGGCGTGAAGCCGGAGGCGCTGCTGGGGCACTCGCTCGGCGAATACGTGGCCGCGTGCCTCGCGGGGGTGTTCACGCTGGAGGAGGCGCTGGGCCTCGTCGTCGCTCGCGGGCGCTTGATGGAGGCGATGCCTCCGGGCGGGATGGTGTCCGTGCTCGCGCCCGTGGCGCAGGTCTCGGAAGTCGTGGGGCCGGCCGTGTCGGTGGCGGCAATCAATGGCCCGGAGACCTGTGTCCTCTCTGGCCCGTTGCCGGAGCTGGAGGCCGCTGAGCAGGCGCTGACGTCGCGGGGCATCGAGCACAAGCGGGTGCGCTACGCGCGCGCGGCGCACTCCTCCATGATGGAGCCGTCCCTGGAGGGCTTCGCTCGGGAGGTGGCTCGAGTGAAGCTCCGCGCGCCGTCGCTGCCCGTCGTGTCCAGCCTCACCGGCCGGTGGCTCCAGGAGCGCGAGGCGACGTCGCCGGACTACTGGGTCCGGCACCTGCGGCACACGGTGCGCTTCTCCGACGCGCTGGGCTGCCTGCTGGAGTCCGGCGACCGTGCCCTGATTGAAGTGGGCCCGGGAACGACGCTCACCGCGCTCGCGCGGCAGCACCCGGCGCGCAAGAAGCAGCCCGTGCTGGCCACCCTGCCGACGAAGGGCGACGCGCCCGGGAGCGCCTTGTCCGCCCTGGGCGAAGCGTGGGCCGCGGGCGTGGACGTGGACTGGGAACACCTCCGGGACGGCGAGCGGCGCCGTCGCGTGGACCTGCCGACCTACAGCTTCGACCGTGAGCACTACAGCCTGGATGACGCCGCGCCGAGCCCCGTCCCACGCGATGCCATGGCGGCCCGGGCGAAGGCGACCGGGCCTTCGAAGCCGAAGGGAGGTGCTCCCCGTCGCGGTGAGCGCGTGGCACCCCGTGATGCCACGGAGCAGTCCCTGGCCGAGTGCTTCCAGACGCTGTTCCGCCTGGACGACGTGGGCATCCACGACGACTTCTTCGCGTTGGGCGGCGACTCGCTGGTCGCGCTCCGGCTGCTCGCGATGATCTCCGAGCGCTTCGGGAAGCGGCTCGCGCTGAGGGAGATGCTGACCGCGCCCACGGTGGAGTTGCTGGCGCGGAAGCTGGGCGGACGGGACGAAACCCGGTCCCTGCCGCCCGGGGTCGCGCTGCTCCAGCAGGGCACTCGCGGTCCGCCGCTCTTCTTCGTGCACGCTGCCGGAGGCCAGGCCGTGTTCTACCGGGACCTGGCGCGCGCCATCGACGCGGGCCGGACCGCCTACGCCTTCGAGTCCCGAGGCCTGGAGCCGGACGGGCCGCTGCACACGTCCGTCGACGAGATGGCGACGGCCTACCTGGAGGGCCTGCGCGCGTTGCAGCCCGTGGGGCCTTATCTGCTGGTGGGCGCGTCGTTCGGCGGCGCGGTGGTCTACGAGATGGCCCGCCGGCTGACGGCGGAAGGCCACGCGGTGCCGCTGTGCGCGATGCTCGACACGCCGGGCCCCGGGGACATCGCCCGGGCCCGGGCGGGCGGGGTGGGCTTCGCGCAGGAGCAGGTCCTCGCGGATCCGGAGCAGCAGCGGCGCTACGTGCGCGTCTGGGAGGCGAACATGACGGCCCTGCGCGATTACGCCATGCCTCGCTTCGAGGGTGGCTCCCTCCAGTTCTTCCGCGCGGCGACGGTCATCGAGCACATGCCGAAGCACGTGGAGCTCGAATGGCTGGACTCGGGCGCGGTGCTCCGGGTGGAGACCGTGCCCGGCGACCACCAGTCGATGCTCACGGGAGGGAACGCCGAAGGGCTGGGCGCGAAGCTCGCGGCCTTCCTTCCGTGA
- a CDS encoding ATP-binding protein, translating into MTTKAALQFTEDDKIGVVSGVDTSRVAIDVTNSKLLTRIGIGNLVAIRGTTEQEYLIAINERVTRSTRADLPSDLDGSEEGLMLTTAPTDLLQAVLIGTFRTIEGNRLNTFKRGADSFPQIDRDCYVIEGGNLQRFMSILGSGLSADEQLKLGVFVADRTAEAIASGDKFFQRHAAILGSTGAGKSWAVALILERASKLKHPNIIVFDMHGEYAPLADSTKGGFGTRLRIAGPGDLETPGTDALFLPYWLLNRDEMLSMILDRSDQNAPNQASRFTLHARELKGRTLETKSKLDVKKTFTVDSPIPYDIKDLLALLDTDNKTKGTGKTGPVKGEWEDRLTRFISRLEAKLDDRRYGFMFSPPKETLEYDWLSIQIRRLLGSPTGQGIKIIDFSEVPADVLPVVTGTLARLLYDVQFWLSPSKRTPVTLLCDEAHLYLPTKDDADAVQRQALGSFERIAKEGRKYGFSLLVVSQRPSDVSKTILSQCNNFLAMRLTNESDQGVIRRLMPDSLAGLTSALPLLDTGEALLLGDAILLPSRVKLDAPKIAPDSATRDFWKEWGAKPSDTNAISSAVERLRSQTRGSTP; encoded by the coding sequence ATGACAACAAAAGCGGCTTTGCAGTTCACAGAAGACGACAAAATTGGAGTGGTATCAGGCGTCGACACAAGCCGTGTCGCAATCGACGTTACAAACTCCAAGCTCTTAACACGCATTGGAATCGGCAATCTTGTCGCAATCCGAGGAACAACCGAGCAAGAATACCTAATAGCCATCAATGAGCGCGTAACCAGAAGCACGCGCGCCGACCTCCCCTCCGACCTGGATGGCTCAGAGGAGGGATTAATGCTTACGACAGCACCAACAGATCTCCTTCAAGCAGTACTTATCGGCACGTTCCGCACGATCGAGGGGAACAGGCTGAACACGTTCAAGCGAGGTGCCGACAGTTTTCCTCAGATCGACAGAGACTGCTATGTCATCGAAGGCGGCAACCTGCAACGCTTCATGAGCATTCTGGGGTCTGGCTTATCGGCTGACGAGCAACTCAAACTCGGTGTTTTCGTCGCCGACAGGACTGCAGAAGCGATTGCCAGTGGAGACAAGTTCTTCCAGCGGCATGCCGCCATTCTTGGCAGCACTGGAGCAGGCAAAAGCTGGGCAGTCGCCCTAATACTTGAACGAGCATCAAAGCTAAAGCACCCAAACATCATTGTTTTCGACATGCATGGCGAGTATGCGCCGCTCGCCGATTCCACCAAAGGTGGTTTTGGGACTCGACTGAGAATTGCCGGTCCTGGAGACCTGGAAACCCCTGGAACTGACGCTCTATTTCTTCCCTACTGGCTGCTCAATCGAGACGAAATGCTCTCGATGATTCTTGACCGCAGTGACCAGAATGCCCCTAACCAAGCTTCTAGGTTCACCCTACACGCTCGTGAACTCAAAGGAAGAACCCTCGAAACCAAGAGCAAGCTCGACGTCAAGAAGACATTCACAGTCGACTCTCCAATTCCCTACGACATCAAAGACCTCTTGGCACTGCTGGACACCGACAATAAAACCAAAGGCACTGGAAAAACAGGCCCCGTCAAAGGCGAATGGGAAGACCGACTCACTCGCTTCATTTCGAGACTTGAAGCAAAACTTGACGACCGTCGCTATGGATTCATGTTTTCGCCGCCCAAAGAGACTCTCGAATACGACTGGCTTTCCATTCAGATTCGGCGCCTGCTTGGATCGCCTACTGGGCAGGGAATCAAAATTATTGACTTCTCCGAGGTGCCGGCAGATGTATTGCCAGTTGTAACCGGCACACTTGCTCGACTCCTCTACGACGTTCAGTTCTGGCTTTCTCCAAGCAAGCGTACTCCAGTTACACTACTCTGTGATGAAGCCCATCTTTACCTTCCGACGAAAGATGATGCTGACGCAGTACAGCGACAGGCCCTTGGCTCATTTGAAAGAATCGCCAAAGAGGGCAGAAAATACGGATTTTCTCTATTGGTCGTGAGTCAGCGTCCATCAGACGTCAGCAAGACCATCCTCAGCCAGTGCAACAACTTCCTGGCAATGCGCCTCACGAACGAATCAGACCAAGGCGTAATCCGAAGATTAATGCCCGACTCTCTCGCAGGGCTTACTAGCGCCCTGCCTCTACTTGACACAGGGGAGGCATTGCTTCTTGGTGACGCCATCCTTCTGCCCTCTAGAGTCAAACTCGACGCACCCAAAATCGCTCCCGACAGCGCAACACGAGATTTCTGGAAAGAATGGGGCGCAAAGCCTTCAGACACCAATGCAATCTCATCCGCTGTAGAGAGACTGAGAAGCCAAACGCGAGGCAGCACACCTTAA
- a CDS encoding SIR2 family protein translates to MWALLTHLEKTIGPGLSADDSTTWNDIKKLFPSKGLEGALLERPPSPSLESKIVAETSQLVLTHERETIAKVFTGEKTLRLTELFKRILKPPDGIPLITTNYDRLVEIAAEEAGLGADTMFIGQFAGALNESESRLSFCREVKLANQNRIQTKFRDRVNIYKPHGSLDWYHRAGRPVRYSGDLDAPRLIITPGLNKFRNGYESPFDRHREKANVAIDKASRFLIIGYGFNDEHLETHLTHKIRNGCPTLLLTHSLTPNAAKLAQNFPNVISLEHSTPDPGSTVATRVTVNKKTTTINGIEIWDLGKFVTEVLGP, encoded by the coding sequence ATGTGGGCGTTACTGACCCACCTTGAAAAAACCATCGGCCCTGGTCTTTCCGCAGACGACTCAACGACCTGGAACGACATCAAGAAGCTGTTCCCAAGCAAAGGCCTTGAAGGCGCTCTTCTTGAGAGACCACCCTCCCCCTCTCTTGAAAGCAAAATCGTCGCAGAAACAAGCCAGCTAGTCCTAACTCACGAACGAGAAACAATAGCAAAAGTTTTTACAGGAGAGAAAACCCTTAGACTGACCGAACTTTTCAAGAGAATACTCAAGCCGCCAGACGGCATTCCTTTAATCACCACAAACTACGATCGCCTCGTAGAAATAGCTGCCGAGGAAGCAGGCCTCGGAGCCGACACAATGTTCATCGGCCAATTCGCAGGCGCCCTCAACGAATCAGAGAGCCGCCTTAGCTTTTGCCGAGAGGTTAAGCTCGCAAACCAAAATAGAATCCAAACAAAATTCCGAGACCGCGTAAACATCTACAAACCCCACGGAAGCCTCGACTGGTACCATCGAGCAGGCCGTCCAGTCAGATATTCGGGCGATTTGGATGCCCCTCGACTCATCATCACGCCAGGCCTAAACAAGTTCAGAAACGGATACGAAAGCCCATTCGATCGACATCGCGAAAAGGCGAATGTCGCCATCGACAAAGCCAGCCGCTTTCTCATTATCGGATACGGATTCAACGACGAACACCTAGAAACCCACCTTACACATAAAATCCGCAATGGCTGCCCAACACTCCTACTCACGCACAGCCTCACGCCCAACGCAGCAAAGCTCGCACAGAATTTTCCCAATGTAATCTCGCTTGAGCACTCCACGCCTGATCCAGGATCCACAGTCGCCACCCGAGTGACAGTCAACAAAAAGACCACTACAATAAACGGCATTGAGATTTGGGATTTAGGTAAATTCGTCACTGAGGTTCTTGGGCCATGA
- a CDS encoding IS701 family transposase, with translation MQQPSATEAQAPEVRLVGRLVTELEEIGAWLQPHFRRREAHATAVEYVKALLGRAQRKNVWGLSEDAGHQAPYAFQHLLLRAKWDADAVRDDVLEYARRALGEGGILAMDETGFLKKGEKSVGVARQYTGTAGKVENAQVGVFLSYVTPRGHALVDRELYLPEPWTEDAARRKAGGIPDEVGFESKPALAQGMLQRALGAGLKPAWVVGDEVYGRDSTLRRFLEDLHQPYVLAVASNTHVWRGFYQVKPGDMVEEVPPEDWTRLSAGAGTKGPRLYDWARMRLNRHLGLSRWLLFRRGLADGKVAFYVAHARRNASLESMVRAAGSRWAVEEDFESAKNEVGLADYEVRTWTAWHRHMTLCLVAHVFLAAARAVANQQLQEGLPPKALGLPRRRNPMRAFLARRGLH, from the coding sequence ATGCAGCAGCCATCAGCCACAGAAGCGCAGGCACCGGAAGTCCGGCTGGTTGGCCGTCTCGTGACGGAGCTGGAGGAGATAGGCGCCTGGCTGCAGCCGCACTTCCGCAGGCGCGAGGCGCACGCCACTGCGGTCGAGTACGTGAAGGCCCTCCTGGGACGGGCACAGCGCAAGAATGTGTGGGGCCTTTCGGAGGATGCGGGGCATCAAGCGCCCTATGCCTTCCAGCACCTGCTGCTGCGAGCGAAGTGGGACGCGGATGCAGTACGCGACGACGTGCTGGAGTACGCGCGCAGGGCGTTGGGCGAAGGCGGCATCCTGGCGATGGACGAGACGGGCTTCCTGAAGAAAGGAGAGAAGTCCGTGGGCGTGGCGCGCCAGTACACGGGCACCGCGGGCAAGGTGGAGAACGCGCAAGTGGGCGTCTTCCTCTCGTACGTGACGCCTCGCGGGCATGCGCTGGTGGACCGGGAACTGTACCTGCCGGAGCCCTGGACGGAGGATGCGGCCCGCCGCAAAGCGGGAGGGATTCCGGACGAAGTGGGCTTCGAATCCAAACCGGCCCTCGCGCAAGGCATGCTGCAGCGGGCGCTGGGCGCGGGACTGAAGCCGGCGTGGGTGGTGGGGGACGAAGTCTATGGACGCGACAGCACCCTGCGCCGCTTCCTCGAAGACTTGCACCAGCCCTACGTGCTGGCGGTGGCCTCCAATACGCACGTCTGGCGCGGCTTCTACCAGGTGAAGCCTGGAGACATGGTGGAGGAGGTCCCTCCGGAGGACTGGACACGTCTGTCCGCAGGCGCGGGCACCAAGGGCCCTCGCCTCTATGATTGGGCGCGCATGCGGCTCAACCGGCACCTGGGCCTGTCGCGGTGGCTGCTCTTTCGCAGAGGCCTCGCGGACGGCAAGGTGGCCTTCTACGTCGCCCATGCCCGGCGCAATGCCTCACTGGAGTCGATGGTGCGCGCCGCGGGCAGCCGGTGGGCCGTGGAGGAGGACTTCGAATCCGCCAAGAACGAGGTGGGCCTCGCCGACTATGAGGTGCGCACCTGGACGGCCTGGCACCGGCATATGACGCTGTGCCTGGTGGCCCACGTCTTTCTCGCCGCCGCGCGTGCCGTGGCCAATCAGCAACTCCAGGAGGGCCTGCCCCCAAAAGCACTCGGCCTGCCGAGGCGCAGAAACCCCATGCGCGCGTTTCTCGCCCGGCGCGGCCTTCACTAA